In Sporosarcina sp. PTS2304, a genomic segment contains:
- a CDS encoding 2-hydroxymuconate tautomerase, translating to MPFVTVKMLEGRTDEQKRALCEKVTQAVSETSGAPVERISVYIEEMSKDNFSTSGVRESDK from the coding sequence ATGCCATTTGTAACTGTAAAAATGTTAGAAGGCCGCACAGATGAACAGAAACGAGCGCTTTGTGAAAAGGTCACACAAGCTGTTTCCGAAACATCAGGAGCACCAGTGGAAAGAATTAGCGTCTACATTGAAGAAATGTCAAAAGATAATTTTTCTACTAGCGGCGTTAGAGAAAGCGATAAGTAA
- a CDS encoding YwhD family protein, with translation MANEQNAKPKLGFTIIKNDPTDGHKGFGIGSLSLENISPVIIDVEAGTAQVEMGAMHARSDTERGIKFTTNREDSEGGKPYWLVWVTIDYREEGPYYAGVTACEMVVNREKRRGYKILADHVNRMDKSMKRNIIVDIMDDRSKAILADFLKNHNAELWERSKPELHEGLRTE, from the coding sequence ATGGCGAATGAGCAAAACGCGAAACCGAAGTTAGGTTTTACAATTATTAAAAATGACCCTACAGATGGCCATAAAGGGTTTGGCATTGGATCTTTGTCACTGGAAAACATTTCTCCTGTCATCATCGATGTGGAAGCAGGGACTGCGCAAGTCGAAATGGGAGCGATGCATGCCCGCAGCGATACAGAGCGCGGCATAAAATTCACGACCAATCGTGAAGATTCAGAGGGCGGAAAACCTTATTGGCTCGTCTGGGTAACTATTGATTACCGCGAAGAAGGCCCATACTACGCAGGTGTCACAGCATGCGAAATGGTCGTTAACCGTGAAAAGCGCCGAGGCTACAAAATATTAGCTGATCACGTAAACCGCATGGATAAATCAATGAAGCGCAACATTATAGTAGATATAATGGATGACCGATCTAAAGCTATTTTAGCGGACTTTTTAAAGAACCATAATGCAGAACTATGGGAACGCAGTAAACCGGAATTGCATGAAGGTTTGCGCACAGAATAA